The DNA window AAAATGATTCACTCTATTGGTCTGGTGATGGTGTCTAAAAGTAAATCAGAGTGACATCACAATATCGGTTGTAAAATGTTCAAggaattttttgatatcaaatatttgaaaaaatgttaataggtaaacaaaaattagaatattttaaaagtctgATACTTTGGCAGACTTGTTATTTGTACTGATGAGTGATGACTTCATTGAGTCTCGCAGTTCATGGTTAAAAATTCTGCTCCAACTTCAGCCACTTCTTACATTTTAAATCGTAATATCCACATGGAGCACCTCCATCAGTTTTTTAGATTAACCTCAGATATATGCCATTACATGGAGAGGACAGTCTTTACCCTGGTCAAAAATTCTAAACATCTGAAAACTTATGATTGTCAAATTTCCATGGATTTCACATCGTGATGAAATACTGAGGCAAATGATTCATGGAATGAATTAGTtggaatttttaataaatctattCTAGTCTTTGAAAATTTCTTGTAGACATGTGATGCTTCCGAAAGAAATTGCTAAACTGGTTCCCAGTAAACTGATGTCAGAGGCGGAATGGCGAGGCCTAGGTGTGCAACAGAGCCAGGGCTGGATTCACTATATGAAGCATGATCCAGGTACCTGTCAACTCCTGAGTTTCCATTTATAGTAATTGTTGTTGTAAAGGCATCTGTTTTCCACTATCAATCTATGTATcaaaaaattttattgaaaattttaaatgccATTAACAttcatatgtttttctttatctactatataatgtttttattctgaaatctgtatattttgtacaaattatatCTCTATTCAATATTTCTTCACATGTTTGTTCACTCCTTGAGTATTTAACATGTTGATGAATTACATATCTGTTCTCTTTGCAAGTCCAGACTTTTATGAATGATCTTGAAAACTCTAACcattaacttttaaaattctatttcaTCCTTCAATTCACACTCATTTCGTTAGTATAGCTATCTGCAAGATACTGTTTGCTCTGAGAAAGTCTTTTTTGCTCTGAGAAAGTCCATACACTATGCAAAGTCTTACCATTGACTCATTTGACTGTTAAATTCCATAACATCCTTTCATTCACGCTCATTTGTTAGTATTACTATTTCAAAACAGTTTACAAGTTTGTTTTCCATCAGTTCTTTTGAATTTTCCTtctctttaatttctttttttttatagaggACATTAAATTCTCCTCTAAAAGCATTGTGTGCATGCGCCTCTGAATTCGTTGAATTTTATTCAGAGTATATCCTGTAACAGTGACATAGTCAGATAGTTGCTTCCTGTACAGTAGTGTTGTGTTGATTCCCTTTTCAGAACCCCACATTCTGATGTTTAGACGACCCCTGACCCCCACCCAGAAGTAgttacatcatcatcatcatgcaTTGATCACACCACGTCTTGTAACtatcttattttcatttatcaatTTCCTGTCTTAATATAGAGTATAAGCAGAATAAATTGTATATTGAATTTGGATTTTTATTGCTATTCAAGTGAATTAAGTAATGTTTCATGTCTTGTTTTTGAATTAACTTGATCATTTGACTCAGAAGTTTGCAAACTACCTACCCTTTATTCTGAAATTATGTAAATacataaagaactatatatggtattagtcaaatttggcccccataattcgcttattttaaagtgattcaggtacattaatttgttgtgttattttataaaagagttgacatagaatatgtttttcacctatttatttgatttatatgcactctctggcagtatatgacgtcagaattGACGCTGTTTTTATAAATCAACCAAAattagtcaaaaattgacacttttctaatcttttttcgaatcggaaatatagagcgactctttgaacaagaacaaactttttgtcacttataagtactggagagatacatctttggtgaaaatattttgtttgttcaagcagtcgctcattgtttccttaaagaaaaactggttcaaaacaagccgttttatgctaaaaatgcgaaaatggcgggaaaaggtaaactttatgatgtcatatttttaaattgtgggcactaaaatcaaaatgaaaattatgaaaaaacttcaaatgtatatttgttcaaataaaacaaagaattaaagtaaaatgactttgttcatttaagggggccattttaggctcaaaccatatatagtccttcaCTGAATtgttaatgataaataatttgGCAATATTTTCCATTCTATTCATAGTTTGGCAAAATTGTACTTTGTTTAAAGGTTAATGATTATGTGTACAATACTCATCTCCACAACATATAGACATTGTACAATTGCATTATAAAGTGAATTGGAAATGTTGTTTACAGATGAATATTTTTAGGGATCATTTTTGGATTTAAAATTTGAGTTGCCTATAGGATTCCTTATAGATTGTGATGCTATATGATTTTATTCCAAGGAGgtgcaagttttttttatgcaCGGGTCTTAATAAGGAAAAGAAAACATGCGTGTCAAACCATTACAAATCATGAgaaattctttttatcacacATTTATGGTACTTTGTAAATCCCCAATTTCATTGGCTATGTGATATAAAAGGTCCTCAAGTCATTTCAGTAGTATAACTAGTATATAGGAATCTATTGTGACATCATCCCAGTgaaataaggggggggggggcattacaTGGGACTTTGGTAATATCCACTGGATACATGTTTAAATAAAGTTATATCTACAATAACATGGTATTTTTTCTGTTACAGAGCcacatattttactttttcgAAGACCACTGCCATGTCACAACCAACAGACCCACCATCACAAGGATCTTGGACATTAGTTCAAACCCTTTCTGTCAAACCACCACAAATTCCTACACAACTAAGCTATAGAGAATTCTCCAGTGCAAGAGACATCACACAATGCTACAGAATGGTGATGCTTTGTACATAGAAGTCTGGATTTCCTCTGTCATTTGTTGGAATATTTTGTGATTATTTCGCGCATGCATGTTTCTTTACCTATTCTACTGTTCCACAGAGCACTAGCCTTTGTATTACAGAATGTCAACATCAACAGGTTTTGATGTAAAATGATACATTTCTCAGGTTTTTAAACTTAATATTCATATGCAAGAATATACTGCGCTTGTGATTGGTAAAAATCATAATGGTATAAACTGCAATGCAATTGTGAtgtaatttgattgaaattttaaaaaatgaagagcAAGTGCTGGTTTTATCATTAgatatttaagaaatgtttcCTTGGCATTTGTCATAAATTACTCAaatcaaaaatacaaaattgcTTCAGATGAGTAAACGCATTGATTCGAGTTcctttatatattatatgtactaATATATGGCTGGTGTAAGTCTTGTAAAGACTTTGATTTAAACATTAGGTGATAGTGGTGtccaaatttttatcaaccttCTGTGTTCTCGCTCTACTAACAATACTGTCTGAATGGTGAGTGAAGTGTTCCAGTCATGAGTGTTTTGTACTATATTTTTGATATGGTTGTTTTTGACTGTTATGAATTTGTCTGCGAGCATGtgtgaaaataatagaaattgGTGTGCAATATCATTTGATGTCAAATATTACTTGGATCTTGATTATGAAGTGTGATTTCAGTTTTCAAACATATGACCAGTGCTTTTTAAGGTTTATCAACCAAGTCATTTGAAAATCATTCGAATAAGATCTCACCGAGTGACCAGCCCAGTGTTTCATCATGTATGATTTGTTATATATAGAAATCAACATTCTGTGTTCATTCTTGAGAAACAAATTGTACATACTTTTGAACAGCATGTTGTTGAAAAATGTGACATTATTTGAATTCAGCATtcatataatataaacattgtttTGTACCTGTGTTTtgcttttctgtttttaatggTTTATATTTGCTCTATTAGAAGCCCACATAGGCCATGAACACTACAAGTCATTTAAGTTTCTTGTCAACTTCGAGAGTTGCCATTTTTTAGCCGtttttattttaccattgtaaaaataaatactagAACTCGGCCATTTGCTTGGCAGGCATCTTCACAAGTTAGGCAAGCCATTTCTAATGGAGGATTGAGGACAGCTGCTGTCCACTTTATTGTGTTGATAAATTGAAATTGTCCTAAGACCGTAATGTTTATAAcccattttaaatttatatgtcAGTGTGGATTGATATACACACGCTGAAATCATAATGCGCTATTTGAGTTTCTAAAATAGTTCTTAAGAAgcactgaaaataaaatgtgtgtCTTAAAGGTCTTCTAAAGAACTGTTGCACAAGGAATGCCAACAATTACAGTAATGCCTCTATATACTGAAGATTTTAAGTAGCTCAAACCATGACACCTGAACCAGTATTAAAAACCCAAAAGCGGTttaaagtgaaacaaattttgtgAGATTATTATGCTAGCATCTTCAGAGGGTgtaaattgttcaaatcatgaaccCCTGAACAGATACTGAAGCCCTaggaggggttcaaagtttaggggaaatttttaattaaaaaatcaaatgaaaataaagagaaGTAGCGtaaaggtacttcactacaccgagacttatactacactacgtcacaatatggcgatataaatgttttgttaattaaactgtttgtatcaatcaattCAGATGTGTATCGTCATATCTCAGTGGTTAAAGTGTCatgcttgtgaaccgcaggtcatgagttcgaatccacctggggcttttgttcatgattactgaatgacattttttaaaatatcatttttatctaaaattgcacattttttcgcctatttgacatatatacttcttatccatcatgctttttatcataatcaagttATTTTCTGccgatttgagaaactatttcaaggtgtagtg is part of the Crassostrea angulata isolate pt1a10 chromosome 3, ASM2561291v2, whole genome shotgun sequence genome and encodes:
- the LOC128178423 gene encoding cyclin-dependent kinases regulatory subunit 1-like isoform X1, whose amino-acid sequence is MAHKNIYYSDKYTDDQYEYRHVMLPKEIAKLVPSKLMSEAEWRGLGVQQSQGWIHYMKHDPEPHILLFRRPLPCHNQQTHHHKDLGH
- the LOC128178423 gene encoding cyclin-dependent kinases regulatory subunit 1-like isoform X2, producing the protein MAHKNIYYSDKYTDDQYEYRHVMLPKEIAKLVPSKLMSEAEWRGLGVQQSQGWIHYMKHDPEPHILMFRRPLTPTQK